One genomic region from Doryrhamphus excisus isolate RoL2022-K1 chromosome 14, RoL_Dexc_1.0, whole genome shotgun sequence encodes:
- the atp6v1c1b gene encoding V-type proton ATPase subunit C 1-B isoform X2: MTEFWLISAPGEKTCQQTWDKLMVATTRTNNLSTNTKFNIPDLKVGTLDVLVGLSDELAKLDTFVESVVKKVAQYMADVLEDSRDKVQENLLANGLDLVTYITRFQWDMAKYPIKQSLKNISEIISKQATQIDNDLKARASAYNNLKGNLQNLERKNAGSLLTRSLADIVKKDDFVLDSEYLVTMLVVVPKTNFADWQKTYETLAEMVVPRSTKMLFEDNDSGLFSVTLFRKAVDDFKHKARENKFSVRDFQYNEEEMKADKEEMTRLSTDKKKQFGPLVRWLKVNFSEAFIAWVHIKALRVFVESVLRYGLPVNFQAMLLQPNKKNMKKLREVLYDLYKHLDSSAAIIDASMDIPGLNLSQQEYYPYVYYKIDCNLLDFKV; this comes from the exons ATGACGGAATTCTGGTTGATTTCCGCTCCGGGGGAGAAGACGTGTCAGCAGACGTGGGACAAGCTGATGGTGGCCACCACGCGCACCAACAACCTTTCCACCAACACCAAGTTCAACATTCCTGACCTGAAG GTGGGCACCTTGGACGTCTTGGTGGGGTTGTCGGATGAGCTGGCCAAGCTGGACACCTTTGTGGAGAG CGTGGTGAAAAAGGTCGCTCAGTACATGGCTGACGTTCTGGAGGACAGCCGAGACAAAGTCCAGGAGAACTTGCTGGCTAATGGAC TGGACCTGGTCACTTATATTACCAGATTCCAGTGGGACATGGCTAAGTATCCCATCAAGCAGTCGCTGAAGAACATCTCTGAGATCATCTCCAAG CAAGCCACCCAGATAGACAACGACCTGAAGGCCAGAGCGTCAGCTTACAACAATCTGAAGGGAAACCTGCAGAACCTGGAACGGAAGAACGC GGGCAGCTTGTTGACCAGGAGTCTGGCTGACATTGTGAAGAAAGATGACTTTGTGTTGGACTCCGAGTACCTGGTCACCATGCTGGTGGTTGTGCCTAA GACCAACTTTGCTGACTGGCAGAAGACGTACGAAACCCTGGCGGAGATGGTGGTGCCTCGATCCACCAA gATGCTGTTTGAAGACAACGACAGCGGCCTCTTCAGCGTCACGCTCTTCCGGAAGGCGGTGGATGATTTCAAGCACAAGGCCAGAGAAAACAA GTTCAGCGTGCGCGACTTCCAGTACAACGAGGAGGAGATGAAGGCCGACAAAGAGGAGATGACTCGCTTGTCCACCGACAAGAAGAAGCAGTTT GGTCCTCTGGTGCGGTGGCTCAAAGTCAACTTCAGCGAGGCCTTCATCGCGTGGGTCCACATCAAAGCTCTGCGTGTGTTTGTGGAGTCGGTGCTGAG ATACGGTCTGCCGGTCAACTTTCAGGCCATGCTGCTCCAGCCCAacaagaagaacatgaagaAGCTGAGGGAGGTGCTCTACGACCTGTACAAGCACCTGGACAGCAGCGCCGCCATCATCGAC gCTTCCATGGACATCCCGGGTCTGAACCTGAGCCAGCAGGAGTACTACCCGTACGTTTACTACAAGATCGACTGCAACCTTCTCGACTTCAAAGTCTGA
- the atp6v1c1b gene encoding V-type proton ATPase subunit C 1-B isoform X1 → MTEFWLISAPGEKTCQQTWDKLMVATTRTNNLSTNTKFNIPDLKVGTLDVLVGLSDELAKLDTFVESVVKKVAQYMADVLEDSRDKVQENLLANGLDLVTYITRFQWDMAKYPIKQSLKNISEIISKQATQIDNDLKARASAYNNLKGNLQNLERKNAGSLLTRSLADIVKKDDFVLDSEYLVTMLVVVPKTNFADWQKTYETLAEMVVPRSTKMLFEDNDSGLFSVTLFRKAVDDFKHKARENKFSVRDFQYNEEEMKADKEEMTRLSTDKKKQFVSRRRPRPSPPPVFLQRPHLIAFWSSSTQGPLVRWLKVNFSEAFIAWVHIKALRVFVESVLRYGLPVNFQAMLLQPNKKNMKKLREVLYDLYKHLDSSAAIIDASMDIPGLNLSQQEYYPYVYYKIDCNLLDFKV, encoded by the exons ATGACGGAATTCTGGTTGATTTCCGCTCCGGGGGAGAAGACGTGTCAGCAGACGTGGGACAAGCTGATGGTGGCCACCACGCGCACCAACAACCTTTCCACCAACACCAAGTTCAACATTCCTGACCTGAAG GTGGGCACCTTGGACGTCTTGGTGGGGTTGTCGGATGAGCTGGCCAAGCTGGACACCTTTGTGGAGAG CGTGGTGAAAAAGGTCGCTCAGTACATGGCTGACGTTCTGGAGGACAGCCGAGACAAAGTCCAGGAGAACTTGCTGGCTAATGGAC TGGACCTGGTCACTTATATTACCAGATTCCAGTGGGACATGGCTAAGTATCCCATCAAGCAGTCGCTGAAGAACATCTCTGAGATCATCTCCAAG CAAGCCACCCAGATAGACAACGACCTGAAGGCCAGAGCGTCAGCTTACAACAATCTGAAGGGAAACCTGCAGAACCTGGAACGGAAGAACGC GGGCAGCTTGTTGACCAGGAGTCTGGCTGACATTGTGAAGAAAGATGACTTTGTGTTGGACTCCGAGTACCTGGTCACCATGCTGGTGGTTGTGCCTAA GACCAACTTTGCTGACTGGCAGAAGACGTACGAAACCCTGGCGGAGATGGTGGTGCCTCGATCCACCAA gATGCTGTTTGAAGACAACGACAGCGGCCTCTTCAGCGTCACGCTCTTCCGGAAGGCGGTGGATGATTTCAAGCACAAGGCCAGAGAAAACAA GTTCAGCGTGCGCGACTTCCAGTACAACGAGGAGGAGATGAAGGCCGACAAAGAGGAGATGACTCGCTTGTCCACCGACAAGAAGAAGCAGTTTGTGAGCCGCCGTCGCCCCCGCCCGTCGCCCCCGCCCGTCTTTCTCCAACGTCCTCATCTCAtcgctttctggtcttcctccACGCAGGGTCCTCTGGTGCGGTGGCTCAAAGTCAACTTCAGCGAGGCCTTCATCGCGTGGGTCCACATCAAAGCTCTGCGTGTGTTTGTGGAGTCGGTGCTGAG ATACGGTCTGCCGGTCAACTTTCAGGCCATGCTGCTCCAGCCCAacaagaagaacatgaagaAGCTGAGGGAGGTGCTCTACGACCTGTACAAGCACCTGGACAGCAGCGCCGCCATCATCGAC gCTTCCATGGACATCCCGGGTCTGAACCTGAGCCAGCAGGAGTACTACCCGTACGTTTACTACAAGATCGACTGCAACCTTCTCGACTTCAAAGTCTGA
- the si:ch211-215i13.3 gene encoding brain and acute leukemia cytoplasmic protein, whose protein sequence is MGCGGSRADAIIEPRYHESWTRETESTWLTNTDVETPLPVSASKTFEAKRMVTTGTQCGKQNLSGTSSCNHQRRQRRSFSDQATRDSKRKASKEAGSLSKEVQSISISSHPDPEASTDGR, encoded by the exons ATGGGCTGCGGGGGGAGCAGGGCGGACGCGATCATCGAGCCGAGGTACCATGAGAGCTGGACCAGAGAGACCGAGTCGACGTGGCTGACCAACACGGACGTGGAGACTCCTCTTCCGGTGTCCGCCA GCAAGACTTTTGAGGCCAAGAGGATGGTGACCACAGGAACCCAATGTGGGAAGCAGAACCTGAGCGGAACCAGCAGCTGCAACCATCAGAGGAGGCAGAGACGATCTTTTAGTGAT CAAGCCACGCGAGACTCCAAGAGGAAGGCGTCCAAGGAGGCGGGGTCGCTGAGCAAGGAGGTGCAGTCCATCAGCATCAGCAGCCACCCGGACCCCGAAGCTTCCACCGACGGCAGGTGA